One region of Desmodus rotundus isolate HL8 chromosome 11, HLdesRot8A.1, whole genome shotgun sequence genomic DNA includes:
- the CCDC28A gene encoding coiled-coil domain-containing protein 28A: protein MEERKVKRRSPKSFSAHSTQVVNAKKNAIPVSKSTGFSNPASQSTSQRPKLKRVMKEKTKPQGGEGKGAQSTPIQHSFLTDVSDVQEMEKGLLSLLNDFHSGKLQAFGNECSIEQMEHVRGMQEKLARLNLELYGELEELPEDKRKTASDSNLDRLLSDLEELNSSIQKLHLADAQDIPNTSTS from the exons ATGGAGGAGCGGAAAGTGAAGAGGAGGAGTCCTAAGTCTTTTAGTGCCCATTCTACTCAGGTTGTTAATGCCAAAAAAAATGCCATTCCAGTTAGTAAAAGCACAGGGTTTTCAAATCCTGCATCACAGTCAACTTCGCAGCGACCAAAGTTAAAAAG AGTGATGAAAGAGAAGACGAAACCTCAGGGCGGAGAAGGAAAAGGTGCGCAGTCGACTCCGATTCAGCACTCCTTTCTCACCGATGTCTCAGACGTGCAGGAGATGGAGAAGGGGCTTCTCAGTCTCTTGAATGACTTCCACTCTGGAAAACTTCAAGCATTCG GAAACGAATGTTCCATTGAACAGATGGAACATGTTCGGGGAATGCAGGAGAAATTAGCTCGCTTGAATTTGGAGCTGTATGGGGAGTTAGAGGAACTTCCTGAGGACAAGAGGAAAACAGCTAGCGACTCCAATCTGGACAGGCTTCTGTCTGAT TTAGAAGAACTGAATTCTTCCAT ACAAAAACTCCACTTGGCAGATGCACAAGATATTCCAAATACTTCGACCAGCTAA